TCTTTTTTCGGGAACATAAAAATTCCCTTGACAAATGGGCTCGCGTATATTGTATACAATATACGAAAATAGCTCCACCTTTATCTCCACGCGCCGGCCGCGCCGGGTCCGGCCGGATGAGGGGCAGCCGGCGGCGGGATTTTCACAGGCACTCACCACAGTCCAAGGATCGAATTTCAGGGAGGTTCCGATGGCGATACTGCCGGAGGTCAAACCGCATTACGGCAAGCTGAAGTTTCTGATTGACGGCGAATGGGTCGACTCCACTGCCACTGTCAGCAACACCACCACCAACCCGGCCACCGGTGAGATCATCGCCGAGTTCCCTACCGCCACCCGCGAGGAGGCGCGTGCCGCGGTGGCGGCCGCCCAAAAGGGGTTCGAGGCCATGCGGCGCATCCCCCTGCGCGAAAGAGCGCGGATGCTCTTCGACATGCGCCAGAAATTCGAGGAGCGCTTCGAGGAGCTCTGCCGGGTGCTCACCCAGGATCACGGGCGGACCATCGCCGAGTCGCGCGGGTCGGTGCGCCGGGTGATCGAAAACATCGAATCGGCCTGCTCGGCGGCATACGGCATGGCCGCCCGCAACGAGCACCTCGACGAGCTGGCCAACGGCATCGACATGTGGCTGAGCTGGGAGCCGCTGGGCGCCTTTTTGATCGTCACCCCCAGCAACATCCCGATGCACGCCTGGTCCTCGTTTGTGCCCTACGCCCTGGCGGCCGGCTGCTCGGTGGTGATCAGCCCCAGCCGGCAGGACCCTGTGGCGGCCGAGTATATCACCCGGGTCGCCCAGGAGACCGGCTGGCCCAAAGGGGCCATCAACCTGATTCACGGCGGCCGCGAGATCAACAAGTTCATCCTCGACCAGCCCGAGATCCAGGGCCTGGGCTTTATCGGTTCCACCGACGCGGGCGCCGATCTATTCGCCCACTGCGGCCGGCTGGGCAAGAATTCCTCCATCAACGGCAACGGCAAAAACCTGGTGGTCCTGATGCCCGACGCCGACCTGGACAAATCGGCGATCTATCTGCGTCAGGCCTGCTTCGGGATGACGGGGCAGCGCTGCCTGGGGTCCGACAACGTGGTCGTTGTTGGCGACATCTACGACGACATCAAGGAGCGCTTCACCAACGTCGCCCGGCAGATGAAGCTGGGCTACGGCCTGGACGAGTCGGTTACCATGGGACCTTATGTGGGGCCCCAGGGGCGCGACAAGGTGGCCGGCTGGATCGCGCGCGCCCTGGCCGAGGGCGCCAAGATGGTCCATGACGGCCGGGTGATTCCCCAGGAATTGCGTTCGGGCTATTTCATCGGGCCAACGATTCTGGAGGACTGCCACATCGACATGGCCATCAACCAGGAAGAGGCCTTTGGTGCGGTCGCCTGCCTGATGCGGGCCCAGAGCCTGGAGGAGGTCATCGGTTGGATCAACACCAAGACCGATCTCGGCCACTCGGCCTGCATCATGACCGAAAGCGGCCGCCATGCCCGCAAATTCGCCCGCGAGGTCAACGTCGGCAACGTCGGCATCAACGTGGCCGTGCCGCAGCCCTACGCCTTTTTTCCGCTCGGCTCCAAACGGCGCTCCTTCATGGGCGGGGCCAAGTCGCGGATGGCCTCCATGCGCCTTTTCCTGGACGAAAAGACCGTGACCGCCCGCTGGGTCTGATGATCGCGGCAATGGAAATTCCGGCCGCTTGAATCGCATAGGGAGGAAATTCCGCATGATTATCGTGGGTGAGCTGATCAATGCCAGCCGCAAGGCTGTCGGGGCGGCCATCGAGGCCCGGGACAAGGCCGCCATCCAGCAGGTGGCCGCTGACCAGCATGCCGCCGGCGCCAACTTTATCGACGTCAATGCCGGCATCTTCGTGGGGCGCGAGGCGGAGCATCTGAAATGGCTGACGGAGAGCGTCCAGGAGGTCGTAAACGGCCCCTGCTCCCTGGACAGCCCGGACCCGGCGGCCCTGGAAGCCGCCTTGGCCGTCCATAAGGGCACGGCCATGATCAACTCCATCTCGCTGGAAAAGGAGCGCTTCGAGAAGCTGTTGCCGGTCGTCGCCGGGACCGACCTCAAGGTGGTGGCGCTTTGCATGAGCGATGCGGGCATGCCCGAGACCGTCGAGGACCGCCTGGCCATCGCCGACAAACTGGTCAATGCCCTGCTGCAGAAGGGTGTTGCCATGGGCAACATCTACCTGGACCCGCTGGTGCAGCCGGCCTCGGTCAACCAGAGCTTCGGGCCGGCGTTTCTGGACGCCATCGCCGGAATCCGGCAGGCCTTCCCGGAGGCGCACACCATGTGCGGGCTTTCCAACATCTCCTACGGCCTGCCCAACCGCAAGTTCTTGAACCAGACCTTCATGGCCATGGCCATCGCCAAGGGGCTCGACGGCGCCATCGTCAACCCCCTGGACCGGGGCATGATGGCCGCCATCGCCGCCGCCGAGGCGCTGGCCGGACGTGACGGCTACTGCATGAACTATCTCAAGGCCCACCGGGCCGGAAAATTCGAATTCTAAGAGGTTCGATTTTCGGCCGTAAACGCATAGAATGGCGCAAACGATTCACAACAGGGGGAAAAGAGATGAAAAAGAAAACCGTCATGCTGCTTACCGGGATTCTCTGCGCGCTGGTGCTGATGAGCCTGCCGGCGGCCGGCTTGAGTGCCGACCAGCAGGTTTACAAGCTCAAATTTGCCTGGAACGACATCTGGGGCCCGAAGTTCAGGGCATCCCAGATCTACCGCCCGGGAGGGGAGATGCAGCGCATGCTTTTCGAGCGCAGCGGCGGGCGTATCCAGCTGGAAATCATCCCCCGGATGTTTTCCGGCAACGACATTTTTATGGCGGTGGCCAAGGGCAAGGCGGATATGGGGGATGTCCCCATGCCGTTTCTTTCGGGCACCTATCCCATCTGGAACTGGGGTGAAATTCCGGGAATCGTTTCCGAAGATCCGGTCCAGGGGCTGGCCGAGGAGCTTGCCGTGTATCAGGACCCCAAGGTCCAGGCGATCTACGATGAGACCCTGGCCAAGTTCAACCTGAAATACTGGTTTGTCACCCAGTGGGACCCGGCCAACGGCATCTGGAGCAACAAGGAGATCACAAAGCTGGATGACCTGAAGGGCATGAAAATCCGCGTCGGCGGCTACCTGCCCACCCAGGGCCTCAAAGCCCTGGGGGCCAGCCCGGTGACGATTTCGGGCTCCGAGCTGGCGCCGGCCATGATGGCCGGCACCATCGATGCCGTTCTGACCAGCCTGGGCTACGGATATTCCATCGGCCTGTCCAAGGTCTCCAAATACTTCACCCTGACGCCGCTCTCACCCACATGGACCGCCGTCACGCTGGTGAACCGCAAGACCTTCGAGTCGCTTCCGGCTGATCTTCAGGAAGTGCTGATGCAGGTCGGGCGTGAACTGGAGCAGATGGTCAGCTTGTCCACCACCGCCGAGTACGTTATGAGCCTCGACACGGTGGATCTCTCCGGGGTCAAGCGCACCCGCTTCGAGGGCGCCGAGCTGGCAAAAGTGATCCAGCAGTGCCAGTCCGTGGAACAGGAATGGCTGGGGATTGACGGCCCATGGAAAGCCAAGCGCCCCGAACTGCTGGAAGCGGTCAAGGCCGCGGTCTCCGATTACCGGTCCTTTACGGGCAAATGATTGTCCGTTCTTAAAACCACCCGGGGGCGGCGGACGATGATCCCGTCCCGCCGCCCCCCGGGGGCACCCGTTCGGGCAGGTCGATGGCGATGCAGAAGCTTGTGGCAATAATCGAAACCATCACCGAGATTGTCAGTGGGCACCTCCAGGCCTGGCTGGTCTTTTTCCTCATGGTCATGGTGCTGGTGGAGGTCCTGACCCGCTACCTGCTCCAGGCACCCCTCGCCGTGGCGGACGAGATGGGGGGCTACGCCCTGGTTTCGATCACCTTTATCGGCCTGGCCTACACATGGAAGGAGGACGGTCACGTCCGGGTGGAGCTGGTGACCAACCTGCTGCCCGCTCGAGTGCGGCAGGGGTTGCGCTTTCTTATCCTGCTGATGGCCACCGCCTTTTGCGTCCCCATGATTTTGGGTTGCTACGAACTGCTCCAGGATTCTCTTCTCTTCGAAGCCCGCAGCGGCAGTTGGATGCGAACCCCGCTGGTCTATCCCCAATCCCTGCTGCTGATCGGCTCGGTGCTGCTCTTTTTCCAGCTGGTTGCCGAAATCATCAAGGCCGTCAGGAAGTTCCAAACCCTTAAAGAGGAGGGGCAGGGCTGATGGGCGGCGAAATCCTGGTGGCCATCGCGCTGATTGCCGGGCTGTTCCTGCTGCTGATCATGGGGCTGGAGATCGGCTGGTCGGTGGGCATCGTGGCGGTGGCAGGGCTGCTCTGGTATGTGGATCAACCCATCGGGCAGCTGGCCGAGACGACTTTCGGCGCGCTCAATTCGTTTACCCTGACGGCCCTTCCGCTGTTTGTCTTCATGGGCGGGATCCTCGGCAACACCGGCGTCAACGAGAGCCTCTTCGGGGCCGTCGAGAAATGGGTCGGCGGCCTGCCCGGCGGGCTGGCCTGCTCGGTGATCTGCGGCAACGCGATCTTTGGCGCCATGTGCGGCTCCACCATCGCCGCCACGGCGACCTTTGGTAAAATTGCCTTCCCCGTCATGGAGGCCAAGCACTATTCGCCGAAGCTGGCGCTGGGCTCGATTGCCTCCGGCACCGTGTTGGCGCCCCTGATTCCCCCCAGCATCCTGTTGATCCTCTATGGCGCCTGGCAGGGCCTGTCGATTGTGGACCTGCTGGCGGCCGGGCTGATTCCGGGAATTTCGCTCACCGTTCTGTTTATCATCACTATTATCGTTCAGGTGAAGCTCAACCCGGCGTTGGCGCCCCCGACGGTCCGCTACCCCTGGGGGGAAAAGCTCAAGGCGCTGGTGGAAGTGCTGCCCTTTGCCGGGGTGATCCTGGGGGTCCTGGGCGCCATTTTCGGCGGGTTCATGACCCCCACCGAGGCCGCCGGTCTGGGGGCCTTTTTGAGCATTCTCCTGACCCTGGCCTACCGTAAACTGACCTTTGCCATCCTTCGCCGGAGCCTGCTGGACACGGTCAAGGTAACCTCCTTCTCGCTTTTCATCATGGCCATGTCCACCCTGATCTCGCATGTGTTCAACTCCGCCGGGATCATTCCGATGATCAAGGATTTCGTCATTTCCCTGCCCATCGGCAAATACGGGGTCATGGCGCTCTTTTTCCTGATGTATTTTTTCATGGGAATGTTCTTCGACTCCTGGTCGATGCTCTTTCTGACTTTTCCCTTTGTGATGCCGGTCATCGTCGGGCTGGACATCAACCCCATCTGGTGGGGGATCGTCTACGTCATGGCCGGCGAGCAGAGCACCATCACCCCGCCCTTCGGATTGAGCCTTTTCGTGCTGCGCGGGGTGGTGCCCTGGCATTCCATGGGAACGATCGTGCGGGGCTCGCTGCCGTTTCTGATTCCCATATACCTCAACGTTTTGCTGCTGTTCCTGTTTCCCCAGTTCGCCCTCTGGCTGCCCAGCGTCCTGAAGGGCGGGTGAGGTTTGTTGGGTCGATTTGTGCTGGCTGCCGCCAGCCCGCCATCAATTGAAAGGAGAGCCGCGATGAGTTGTCATAACCGCATGCGCTTCTACGGCGAAGAGCAATTGGCGCTGATGAAAGACCGGATTTTCGAACTGCTCGAAAAACGGGGCGTCAAGATGGACCACGAGGAGGTCATGCAGCGCCTTCAGAAGGCCGGCGCCCGGGTGGACTTCGCCGCCAAGATGGTGCGTTTTCCGCGGGCGTTCATGGCGGAGCAGTTGGCCAAGGCCCCCAG
This portion of the Desulfobacteraceae bacterium genome encodes:
- a CDS encoding aldehyde dehydrogenase family protein, translating into MAILPEVKPHYGKLKFLIDGEWVDSTATVSNTTTNPATGEIIAEFPTATREEARAAVAAAQKGFEAMRRIPLRERARMLFDMRQKFEERFEELCRVLTQDHGRTIAESRGSVRRVIENIESACSAAYGMAARNEHLDELANGIDMWLSWEPLGAFLIVTPSNIPMHAWSSFVPYALAAGCSVVISPSRQDPVAAEYITRVAQETGWPKGAINLIHGGREINKFILDQPEIQGLGFIGSTDAGADLFAHCGRLGKNSSINGNGKNLVVLMPDADLDKSAIYLRQACFGMTGQRCLGSDNVVVVGDIYDDIKERFTNVARQMKLGYGLDESVTMGPYVGPQGRDKVAGWIARALAEGAKMVHDGRVIPQELRSGYFIGPTILEDCHIDMAINQEEAFGAVACLMRAQSLEEVIGWINTKTDLGHSACIMTESGRHARKFAREVNVGNVGINVAVPQPYAFFPLGSKRRSFMGGAKSRMASMRLFLDEKTVTARWV
- a CDS encoding TRAP transporter large permease subunit, whose amino-acid sequence is MGGEILVAIALIAGLFLLLIMGLEIGWSVGIVAVAGLLWYVDQPIGQLAETTFGALNSFTLTALPLFVFMGGILGNTGVNESLFGAVEKWVGGLPGGLACSVICGNAIFGAMCGSTIAATATFGKIAFPVMEAKHYSPKLALGSIASGTVLAPLIPPSILLILYGAWQGLSIVDLLAAGLIPGISLTVLFIITIIVQVKLNPALAPPTVRYPWGEKLKALVEVLPFAGVILGVLGAIFGGFMTPTEAAGLGAFLSILLTLAYRKLTFAILRRSLLDTVKVTSFSLFIMAMSTLISHVFNSAGIIPMIKDFVISLPIGKYGVMALFFLMYFFMGMFFDSWSMLFLTFPFVMPVIVGLDINPIWWGIVYVMAGEQSTITPPFGLSLFVLRGVVPWHSMGTIVRGSLPFLIPIYLNVLLLFLFPQFALWLPSVLKGG
- a CDS encoding TRAP transporter small permease subunit; the encoded protein is MQKLVAIIETITEIVSGHLQAWLVFFLMVMVLVEVLTRYLLQAPLAVADEMGGYALVSITFIGLAYTWKEDGHVRVELVTNLLPARVRQGLRFLILLMATAFCVPMILGCYELLQDSLLFEARSGSWMRTPLVYPQSLLLIGSVLLFFQLVAEIIKAVRKFQTLKEEGQG
- a CDS encoding methyltetrahydrofolate cobalamin methyltransferase, with product MIIVGELINASRKAVGAAIEARDKAAIQQVAADQHAAGANFIDVNAGIFVGREAEHLKWLTESVQEVVNGPCSLDSPDPAALEAALAVHKGTAMINSISLEKERFEKLLPVVAGTDLKVVALCMSDAGMPETVEDRLAIADKLVNALLQKGVAMGNIYLDPLVQPASVNQSFGPAFLDAIAGIRQAFPEAHTMCGLSNISYGLPNRKFLNQTFMAMAIAKGLDGAIVNPLDRGMMAAIAAAEALAGRDGYCMNYLKAHRAGKFEF
- the dctP gene encoding TRAP transporter substrate-binding protein DctP, producing the protein MKKKTVMLLTGILCALVLMSLPAAGLSADQQVYKLKFAWNDIWGPKFRASQIYRPGGEMQRMLFERSGGRIQLEIIPRMFSGNDIFMAVAKGKADMGDVPMPFLSGTYPIWNWGEIPGIVSEDPVQGLAEELAVYQDPKVQAIYDETLAKFNLKYWFVTQWDPANGIWSNKEITKLDDLKGMKIRVGGYLPTQGLKALGASPVTISGSELAPAMMAGTIDAVLTSLGYGYSIGLSKVSKYFTLTPLSPTWTAVTLVNRKTFESLPADLQEVLMQVGRELEQMVSLSTTAEYVMSLDTVDLSGVKRTRFEGAELAKVIQQCQSVEQEWLGIDGPWKAKRPELLEAVKAAVSDYRSFTGK